From the genome of Medicago truncatula cultivar Jemalong A17 chromosome 2, MtrunA17r5.0-ANR, whole genome shotgun sequence:
tttctacttttagCTTTTTAACCAGTGCTCCGGGGGCAtcggttaacaagacccaataAAAATACGATaggtttaaaatatatttttaagggaattttaaataatttttaaaagaatttgtaattttgtaataagggtaatttaacattttatgtgataaaaaaatgaaaaaaatttacatttcatttttagatttgttaaagaaatatttaatttcatattaaataaaaaaaatattttaaattgtgaATGAATTTGAACTGACAAATTAATTTGGAAGAGTATGTGGAAGACCtgtttgattaattttgtcaaaaaaataataataaagtgtttttttttttgaaggaataataAAGTGTTTGATTATTAAAATCTCTTGCATACTAGTGGATGTCCCATTAACATGTCTTCctgcataatatttttttttttttaaggattctctttcttttcttttgattacGTCTAAAGAAAGAATGTTATTCAATATAGTACGACAATTAAATAATGATGTTTTTGTCGTTTAGTATTATTCATATCAGTGGTACATATTAGAGTAAAGAAAATATCCCTGGCAAGAtagagaaatgttttttttttttaacagttcTATTACAAATTAAACATTCGTATAAGTATTCAATTATGAAATGTTTTCCATCATAGTGATTAGTGAATATTAtttgtgaatgaataatgaaaaaatttaacCGAGTTATGCACTAAGCTGAAATACTTTTTAGTTATAGAAAAAGAAGTCGAATGCATAAACAATGAGCTTCATATAAACTAGATGACTGAAAGATATAAAAagtacccctaaaaaaaaaaaatttgatatgtggctagtattaatataaaaaaaaaaatattaatctctAAAAACGACACTAGTCTGTTATACCATTGCCATAGCCGTCAGAAGTCAGAACTAGGAGAATCGAAGGTTCTACTCTGCTAACTTTAAGATGAATTCGAACACTTTATAAGCAGCAGTCCATATATTCCAAGACTTTATAAATAGCAGTCCATATTAGACACCAATCAAAATGGTATGGTGTGAAATTTtccttgtatatatatatattttttatttgaagaaccctttataaaaataaaaataaaaattgcggCTAAGATTTCAACCCAACGAAGAAATGTTAAAGCACCATACCTGGGGAAATAGGTAAAGAGGACTTTAATTTTCTTCTACACTTGTCTGTAAAATTAGGGCAAAAAATATGATCAGTATATGTAGTTTTGACTTATGAGAAACATtgtaaaaaagtaaattaatacagtaataaataaataaatataagtaCAGGGAAATTACTCAGATTTTTATAgcagtaaaatatatatatatataatagtcGGTTTCTTGTTGTTGGTGTAGTGGCACAAACCAAAGGAATTATAAACGGAAGTATATTGAGATTGAAATCATAAAGGAATGGAAAATGAAGGGAAGAGTAAGGAAAGTGTTGAGTTTGAAGAATTATTGGTGGTTGAAATTATATACACACAACTAGAAGGAGAAACATGAATTATATAGAGAAAAAGTAGATTGTGATAAATGAAGGAGAGAAGAAGGAGGTAGGGTGGAAAAATGGTGAATCCATTTGGCAATAAAAAGTTAGAAATGCAAGTCAAGTAATATAGTCAACAACCGACCATTATTATATCTTGTTATGGATTAGTGCTGTTTGCTTTGTTCTAGAACTTAGTTATTTACAGTATTTTTGTATTCTGGAATcttccctccgtcctaaaatgTTAATGTATTATTGtcttatcaaattttgaatcaaatacattaatttgtgttgatcaatttttgcttatattttaggactgATGGAGTATTTAGAATAGCCGTAAGAAATTACTAAAAAAACATCGTTGTAAAGAGAAAGTTAActacataatcaattattatatcaatttttgcttatattttaggacagATGGAGtattttgaatcaattttttacCATAAGCTCTTCTCAtgtgttctattttttctttaaaataccTTTTGCTCGGATTGTATAATCCAAAAGctatttcagattatataatctaaaacttTCCTGTTTATAAtgctaaattataaaattcccTCATTTTCAACTGTAGGTTTTCCTCAAAAACTTCTCTCTCACCACCTAGAATCTAAATGTGTGATTCTTAAAGAATTTTTGCTCAAaagcatcacattcctttttgAACACCAAACACAAGGTATGGTAGCATTGCTTCGATTTAGTGTAATTTGGTTCATTTTTATTCTTCTGGATGTTGAACTTGTTCGAATTATCATTGGCAAGTAAAAATCCGCTCCAAGAATCTTCTTTTCAAGAGACTGAAAACCTATGTGGTTGAGAAATACTCATTGTTCATCTCAGTTTGAAAGGATTTTGATATCGTTTACATCAaaatatgattcttttgttCTGTGTGGAAATAGTGGAAAAGCTTGCTTTTTCATTACAAgcttttgttatgaatttgcATTGAATGCCCACACTAAAACCGTTCCAACCCACCTGCACCAACTAATGATCTGTCTAAACCAACGACATTGACAGGCGAAATTGGATTGGATTTCTTCACCCGCGACATTGACTCTGACTTTCACATGCACCAACCAAGTAATCTGGAGTTCGATCCTGAGGTAGATAAAGTCTCATCAATAATTGTTCCACACGGAAATCGAACTCCGGTTTTGTTGAACGACTTGTCTTTTGATGGAGTGCATTGACCACTTAAATTCAATCACTTGGTTAAAAGTAGATATTTACACCATACAAACAACTacaattttcttataaattattGCTCCTTTTCATTAACGTTACCATGAAATAAGCACAATGCTTTAGATTTAAAAGCAATTAGTCACATAATACATTCAtccaaaataacaataaaatttattgtttgaCACAAACTTGATTCTTCTAACGAATCATACGTTTACTTGGCCTAAATAAAGAACTACAAATGTAGGCGGAATACACTATATCAGACCACAGAGAAAACTGTAAACATATAAACAACGGTATCGGTAAAAATGCAAGAACAGAAATAAAATTAGGAACCCATTTCAAACCATGATAATATGTTATGTAGAAAGCACTACTAAATGCTATCATCATGCTGATTATAGACACAAACAATGCCACTAGTCCAGATATCAACTTCAAAGGCAGTGACTTGAGAAAATCTTGCTCCGCATATCGCGAGATAAGGATGGATAGAAATATCAAGATTGAAGTTGAAGACGAGATAAGTGCCATGGAGTCGGATAAAGCAAATACGAGGAATGCAGGTTTATCTAAATAATTAGGAGATTCTTTGTTATCATTGTTTCCACCTGGTAAGCTAAATGCAGCTGAAAACACTCCAGTTGCAATTAGAGTCGAAACAACCATACAAGAATTCGCTGTTTGCTTCATCCATGACTCTCCTTTTTTAAGCAATTCGGCATGTTCTTTGGTAAATAGTTCGCGAGGTGTCATTCCTTCagaatttttcatttcaatcatATGTGGCTGCATGTTCTTTTTCACCTCCTGCCAAATCGATGACATATGTATTATTCTGTATGTAAACTTATTACTTCATGAAATCTATCATatgatttgtatttttatatgagATAGAAAAACATATATGTATACTATATATACCTCAAACCATGATAATTCAAGCATCATTTGTAAAGCTGCTCCCGAGACTATATTGAGACGATCAGGCGGTGCTAACATTGCTGCAGAATGCAATAAATTATTCTCGCCATCATCCAGAAAACCATTTATGCAATCTTTCAAAGACCTTATTTCATGTATCAAATTGAAGATACTAGCATGGCGGTTGAAAACAGCGATGTGAATTATGCTCTGACCCTTGTTACTGAGTTCCCATAACAAATTAGGATAAGTGCTCATAATGACAGATAGAAACTCAAAATTTCCAACTTCTGCAGCGATAATTGTTACTTGAGATGGTTCTCTCATGACTTCCATCATCTCTTCGTCATCTAGGGTAAGAAACTTCTCCCAGATGCGTCGTATAAGCTTAAGCATTGGAGAATCTCTCATACCTGAATGTTCAATTAGATGTTAAATTAGTAGAATTGAATCAAAGAtcaatgcaaaataaataatctCATCCCTCAATCTATTAGGTTATTTATTAATCAGTACTCAATAAATGTGTACACTACTatactcaatttattttttgaaaacatcgttatatttcttaatttgtgtggAAAAATCTTAAACGATACCTCACTTTAAAACAGATGGAGAATATGTTTAGTCAAAAAAATGAGTACATGTGAACTTACATAAATGCAGTAGATTTTTTCTATGCCCAAGACTTTGACAACCACAAACTGAATGTTTTCGAGCCAATAGATGTAAACCCGTCATATTCTCATCTCCGCGAGCAAAAGCAAGTGTGTCCTTTTCTGTTAGCATCTGTATAGCTAAATCTGCACCATAATATCCAAATTATGTTGGATAATATTTACTACTGTGTCTCGAATATATAGGCAAATATAATTACTCACTTCGGTTTTATTTATAAGTAAAGATTTCTAGGTTATTGTTAGTTGAATTTCAAGAACCAGTGGTCGTGAACACTTACCATAAAGTCCCGAGTTTATACAAGTGAGGAACACTATACTCCAATCGTTTTCCTCGAGTATTTCTTTACATTTAGGAAACAAATACGATGCCATCTCACTGTTTGCTTGTAAAGCAGCCAAGTAAAGAGGAGTAACACCTAGTCCACCCCTAATTGATGGTAACACTTCATTCTTTTTCACCATTATCTCAGCGATTTGAACATTTCCAACCGCTGCAGCAAAGCAAAGAGCAGTGTTTCCCGGGTAATCTTGCAATCCCAAATCATCACGATCCATTAGTTTTACCAATTCCTCCACAAAGTGAACATGATTTGCTCCCGCTGCAATATGGAGTGCGGTTGCCCACCCATTTGTTATGGCAGAAATCAGCAATGTTTGGTCCtgttctattatttttttaccttcTTTCCAATCCCCTTTTAGTGCTGCTTTGTGAAGGGGAACACATTGGTTTATGTACCTTTTTTTATGTTCCTCTGCAATGAAATTGATTGAGGGATTAATTAACTCGCTTCAATATCTATACAATTGATAAGAAAACTCATTTTAAGATGTCAATATATAATGGTCTAATATTGAACAAAACAAATACAATGAACaatttatttactaaaaaaaaaatacaatgaacaATTTATATTAGAGGAAACATTTCCCTTGTTTTATTCTATAAGTACGACTCAAATGGTAAAAGGCTGcataaatatttgatatatttacaCGCAGCTTTGAATTCGTAGTTGCTCACTTCTCATCACTAAGAATGTGGTAGACTCTTTAAAAACAAAGTAAGAAGAGAAAATATCTTatacaaattttgaaaagtactcaccaccaaaaaaaaaatagatatttgaaGTCGGACCTAAAATCTAATATGCTAGAATCCATCTAATTATATCGGTTGCTGGCTCACCTTTATTTTCTACagagtaaaaataattaatgatggtggaacCTATAACCTATTTTTTGTGTATATCTTTGTTGCCCCTGTCCGTTTCAGGTTTAACACATATTTCATAAAGTCACTTATAACGcaataatattaacaaaattttcaatgcaactgtatttcaaatttcaatagtTATTTAGATTATAAAGTCTTCTAAGTGCAACTTAGATAGCAAGACACGGTAAAGATATTTAATATCATTGGGGCCTTTTTTCTAGATTAATGTAATACGAAAGCATAATTGTACCATTTTatgttagaaaaaaataaataaaaattgcacCTTTTCGACCCAAAAAGTTGCACTCTATATGAGAAAATATTTGGCTAGATTTTAAAACGGGACAAAAGCTTACTAGTAGAAACTAAGTGGATGAGAGGCCTTCTAAACTGAGCTGAAGCAACTCTATGCAATGGTTGCGGGCTAGATTTGGAATCCTCTAAAGCCATTTCTCTGCAAAGGAAAcaaataatatcaatttttaccaatatctttcaaaaaaaatcaaattttttccaGTAATTAGTCAAGTTTAATAAGCATGAGATATAAGACAAATCACTTGAAATAACATTTTAAGAGTTATGAAATACTACGGGTCCGATTGATGGTCATGATATGATACAAACATGTGATATGTAGCTGGATAGAGACATGATATGATATGGGCATGATAAATATTAATCTTATCATGTGTTTTATGCACACATGATAATAAACAGGGTATCAttatatttaaatgaataaattactatcataattaattaaatattgtaaaaatgcatgtaattaattataataacaaatattttgatatcgttattttaaaaatgtcaacattttaaaaatgacaaaaaatcatgataataaataaagaattatCTTCTAATTCTATCAGGATAATTTCCAACCCAACCTATACCTACCCATGATACAAATTACAAAGGAAGATCAGAATAtgatagaaattttttttttatcttatatgTTTAGTACATCAAACATGATATTTAGCgttatatgattaatatatcaCATTTTGTCTCTTATCCTTACCATCAAACTGGTCCTACAAGGAATATGGAATAAACTCATGCTCGTGATTTATATgtactaaatatatatttaaacaattctcttctattcaaaaaataaaatattttttattatattcgaAACAAGTGTCACAAGTAGAGCTCTAAAGTAGGTGACAAAAACACCAAAACATCCGTACATAACCTGAATTAAAGATAGTATTTTAGACTTGGCGACTTTGTTGGTGTGAGAGCACAATAGTTGTATAGTatattttttggacaaaaataatattaaagtagtaaaatgaatgttgagtaaaaaatgtaaaatgatcAGTGTTgtaaaagataattaaaatgatttaaaaGTAAATTCTGCAGTAGTAGTACTATAGTTCAATAATTCACATACTTACATCATTTTAAATCTGCAGTGCCTTGAGTCTCAACCAAAAGTGGTCCACTCCAATTAACCCTTCAtctgtaatgtaatgtaatgcatAAATAAGAGTCCACCAAATGGTTAGTTGTGACTTGTGACTTTATTATCACCTGACTCAGACAGACCAATAAGAGCCAGAGAATATTCATCACGTGCTTTTGAGAAAAGGTTAGGTTAACAGGgacacttgttaaaaaaaatattctttttaattttttagttaaaaataattgttgttctttattttatttaaaaaatatattctgccaaaaaaagaatataatgtaTTTCTTTAAAGGTTTGCAGTTTACAACTAAAAGTAAAATATCTAcccaaaaaatgaagaaaaagaaaataaaaaatagaaaacctgAAACCAATCATTCATAACATAAATTCCTACTAAATATGGATAAGATCTATTTGTTTCTGAAAAGCAGCTAGAGATTTCGTCCTAAGTGGTTTTCATAACTCTTGTTATTCCTCTATTTTCAGCATAAAGTTTTTCTTTCTACTTCTCTTGAAAATACAATACAAGCATTTTAACTGAATTTCAAGATTAATTTAGAAACATCTTTTTGGACAACAGAGAAACTATATATTAGCTAGATGACTGGAAAAGCtttgtaattaaataaaaattaatgtttttttcaaaaatatattcttattattatgaaaaatagAAGATCCTTTTACTTTGGTCCATCTCCAACAGGATTCTTAACAAAACAAGaacaatcaataaaataaatagagagaaaaagaactGAAGTAAGAGTTAGAGAagcaagaaataaataaataagtttgatTACCTGAACATAAAATTAGTTCAGAAATTTTCCTTGAAGCAAGGTGTGATTGATTGGCTATGCTTATAATTAGCCAAATTCATTCTTGCAGTGAAGTCTTTGCTTTGTGAAGATATGAGTCCAAGTGAAATAATGGGTGACTATGTACAGGAAAGAGAGAAGACTTTGGTTAAGCTTTTCAAGTCAATagtcaatttttaaattattatatgagCATGACATGTCTACAAAATTAACAGTTATTTTCCGTACAACAATATTTTGATCCTCACTCACAATAGGAGGAATTTGCaaaatagtaatatttttgtttgtgctACTGCTAACGCTATGCTATCTAGAAAAAAGAGGCCTTAAAAATCTCAAGttataaataaagtttaatcaaatacaatatatatatgCTTACTCAATTGAATGATATCAATTTCGTTTCTCAAATTAAAGAATGACAATCAATTGAGTCTCTGTACTATAAGatgtctatctaaaaaaattacttaaatttATTGTGATATTATAttcaatatgaaaattaaataattaatatattttttaatgtaaaaaattaagttattatTTCGAATTTGAAAATTAGATGTGAACCTTATATACaatacatattattattattatttaatcaatTGATAATACTCAAGTAATTAATTATTGTGATATTGGGTTCGGGGAAAGAAGAAGGTTTAATTTGAAAGAGAATTTAAGGAGGGTGGTGGCTGATGGGAGTGATACTTATTTTTTATCAGACCCATGGTTACAGGGTGTTTCCCTTAAGGACTGGTTCAGGAGGTTGTTTGAGCTGTCTGTAAATAAGTGGGTGTCGGTGGCAATTATGTTCCCTTTAGGGTGGGAAGAGTGGGGAGAGGCTTGGAGTTAGAGGTGTAGTTTGTTTGTGTGGGAGGAAGGGTTGTTAGGGTAGTGTAGGGCTTTACTTAACAATGTTACTTTTCAGGTTAACAGTGGTGATCATTGGAAATGAAAATTAGATCCGGTTGTTGGCTATTCTGTCAGAGGAGCTTACCAGTTACAAGTCAATTTGGTTTCTCATTCACCCATTTCGAATCATATTTGTCATAACGACATTCTTTTGAAGGTATCTATGTTTACTTGGCATTTTCTCAGAAATTGACTTCCCACCAAGGATAACTTATTTAGAAAATATTGCATGCCTAATCAAGACTCTCAGCTTTGTGTGAGTGGGTGTGGTGTTACATAATCGACTTATCACTTGTTCTTGAACTGTAATTTCTTCGACAATGTTTGGCAACATGTTCGGCATTAAATTGAATTCTCTTCGGTTGATCTTTCAAGTGTTGTTGACTATTTTATGCAGTTTGGTATTTTATCATGAAGTTCTAAAATGTGGCGATCTCTTATGTATGTTAtttctgttggaacaaaatgtgtttaacattaccacattgagttttgatgataacaaacgtattaaaagttcaattggatatgctaatatttgttcaagtgtgcaggaccatagacTAAAATATTATGTCTTTAAACAAAGAAttggttctggaagaacaaaggAGAACAATGAAATTTACAATGGAAGCTTATGTTGCAAGTCTGAAGACAATCAGAGTATGAAGAACATCAGAAGCTGACAACCAGAGTCTGAAGTAAAGAACCTGGAGTTAGTTATATTTATTGAAGACACAAGACTGCAGAAGGAATATAAGCTTGAAGCAACGGCTATTTCAGATGAATTaaaaggcattggatgcttatccaCTGAA
Proteins encoded in this window:
- the LOC25488259 gene encoding ankyrin repeat-containing protein ITN1, yielding MIEMALEDSKSSPQPLHRVASAQFRRPLIHLVSTKEHKKRYINQCVPLHKAALKGDWKEGKKIIEQDQTLLISAITNGWATALHIAAGANHVHFVEELVKLMDRDDLGLQDYPGNTALCFAAAVGNVQIAEIMVKKNEVLPSIRGGLGVTPLYLAALQANSEMASYLFPKCKEILEENDWSIVFLTCINSGLYDLAIQMLTEKDTLAFARGDENMTGLHLLARKHSVCGCQSLGHRKNLLHLCMRDSPMLKLIRRIWEKFLTLDDEEMMEVMREPSQVTIIAAEVGNFEFLSVIMSTYPNLLWELSNKGQSIIHIAVFNRHASIFNLIHEIRSLKDCINGFLDDGENNLLHSAAMLAPPDRLNIVSGAALQMMLELSWFEEVKKNMQPHMIEMKNSEGMTPRELFTKEHAELLKKGESWMKQTANSCMVVSTLIATGVFSAAFSLPGGNNDNKESPNYLDKPAFLVFALSDSMALISSSTSILIFLSILISRYAEQDFLKSLPLKLISGLVALFVSIISMMIAFSSAFYITYYHGLKWVPNFISVLAFLPIPLFICLQFSLWSDIVYSAYICSSLFRPSKRMIR